Proteins encoded in a region of the Pseudomonas sp. GOM7 genome:
- a CDS encoding putative metalloprotease CJM1_0395 family protein translates to MQIASSTAYIPAQPIASAARPLSSDATPDLARSDLAPVAPTQEAQADNAASPREEADQSPTDGQSARRDQQLLQEQAEISQLSRRDREVHAHEQAHAAVGGQYAGAPTYDFKRGPDGQRYAISGEVSIDVSPVPNDPAATLQKMEIVRRAALAPAEPSAQDLSVAAMAQAQAAQARVELAQQRREETTEASDETQQGEEQAADGEKPTSSDSQQPSTAAPSLDLYRRIGAEQTVVSRIDQVA, encoded by the coding sequence ATGCAGATTGCCAGCAGCACGGCCTATATCCCCGCCCAGCCGATAGCCTCAGCGGCCCGGCCGCTTTCTTCCGACGCCACTCCCGACCTCGCTCGCTCCGATCTGGCTCCGGTCGCGCCGACGCAGGAGGCGCAGGCCGATAATGCCGCTTCACCCCGCGAAGAGGCCGATCAGTCCCCTACAGATGGCCAGTCCGCCAGGCGCGATCAGCAACTGCTCCAGGAACAAGCCGAAATCTCCCAACTGAGCCGACGTGACCGCGAGGTGCATGCGCACGAGCAGGCGCACGCCGCCGTGGGGGGGCAATACGCCGGCGCCCCCACTTACGACTTCAAACGCGGGCCCGATGGCCAGCGTTATGCGATATCCGGTGAAGTCAGCATCGACGTCAGCCCGGTGCCCAACGATCCCGCAGCGACCCTGCAGAAAATGGAGATCGTCCGGCGCGCCGCGCTGGCCCCTGCCGAACCCTCCGCCCAGGATCTGAGCGTTGCCGCCATGGCGCAGGCGCAGGCGGCCCAGGCGCGCGTGGAGTTGGCGCAACAGCGCCGCGAAGAAACCACCGAAGCCAGCGACGAAACGCAGCAGGGCGAGGAGCAGGCGGCGGATGGCGAGAAGCCCACCAGCAGCGATTCCCAGCAGCCCTCCACGGCAGCACCTAGTCTTGATCTATATCGGCGTATCGGTGCCGAGCAGACGGTGGTATCGCGCATCGATCAGGTCGCCTGA